In Synechococcus sp. PCC 6312, one genomic interval encodes:
- the proB gene encoding glutamate 5-kinase, which produces MAMESQGSKIVVKIGTSSLTQPQTGHLALATVARLVEVLCQLCQGGMQVVLVSSGAVGVGAARLGLKVRPQNLALKQAVAAVGQGRLIRFYDDFFSVLDQPIAQLLLTRQDLIHRQGYINAYNTFQSLFELGIIPIVNENDTIAVEELKFGDNDTLSALVASLIEADWLFLLTDVDRLYSADPRRTPSAQPISVVHDLDELAALSVDVGGQGSAWGTGGMSTKISAAEIATEAGVRTVITDGQQPENILKILGGESLGTQFMPQAKPVNARKRWIARALVPQGQLHLDGGAIRAIQTEGRSLLAAGIKGVAGVFQAEDAVQVCDLSGAEVARGLVNYNSGELTLICGKHSEDIPKILGYAGPDTVIHRDNLVIL; this is translated from the coding sequence GTGGCGATGGAGTCCCAGGGCAGTAAGATTGTCGTCAAAATCGGTACCTCAAGCCTGACACAACCCCAGACAGGCCATCTTGCCCTAGCAACAGTGGCTCGTTTAGTGGAAGTCCTCTGTCAATTATGCCAGGGGGGGATGCAGGTGGTCTTAGTGTCTTCTGGGGCCGTGGGAGTTGGGGCGGCTCGGTTGGGATTAAAGGTGCGACCCCAGAATTTAGCTCTAAAGCAGGCCGTAGCGGCGGTGGGACAGGGGCGGCTAATCCGGTTTTATGATGATTTTTTCTCAGTCTTGGATCAACCCATTGCCCAGTTACTCTTAACCCGCCAAGATTTAATTCATCGTCAGGGTTATATCAACGCCTACAATACCTTTCAGTCATTATTCGAATTGGGGATCATCCCGATTGTCAATGAAAACGACACTATCGCGGTAGAAGAGCTTAAGTTTGGGGATAATGATACCCTCTCGGCCCTGGTGGCCAGTTTAATTGAGGCAGATTGGTTATTTTTACTCACAGATGTAGATCGCCTCTATTCGGCTGATCCCCGGCGAACTCCCTCGGCCCAACCCATTTCCGTGGTTCATGATCTCGATGAATTGGCAGCCTTATCCGTAGATGTCGGGGGTCAGGGGTCGGCCTGGGGAACCGGCGGCATGTCCACTAAAATATCAGCCGCAGAAATTGCCACTGAAGCCGGGGTGCGGACGGTAATTACCGATGGGCAGCAACCCGAAAATATCCTGAAAATCCTAGGGGGAGAATCCCTGGGAACGCAATTTATGCCCCAGGCCAAGCCCGTTAATGCTCGCAAGCGTTGGATCGCCAGGGCCCTAGTTCCCCAAGGCCAACTCCATTTAGATGGGGGGGCGATTCGGGCGATTCAAACTGAGGGGCGGTCTTTATTAGCTGCCGGGATCAAAGGGGTGGCCGGAGTCTTCCAGGCCGAGGATGCCGTGCAAGTATGCGATTTAAGCGGTGCTGAGGTGGCTCGGGGATTGGTCAATTACAACAGTGGCGAACTAACCTTGATCTGCGGCAAACATTCCGAAGACATCCCCAAAATTTTGGGTTACGCCGGCCCCGACACTGTGATTCATCGAGATAATTTAGTCATTTTATAA
- the priA gene encoding primosomal protein N', producing the protein MPSAPWLNVLLDCPGNPGAFTYAQPPDLIIHPGDLVSVPFGSGQMGGIVIGLLEQLPPDLLPEQVRPIIEVIQRRFFSLTYWQLLERTAVYYYTPLVQVLKTALPPGLLQRSQRRISLVQPCPRSNGLISEKAQQILALLQASPTGDYSWRYIHQKIPRAQAPLAELLKNGWVKSYLRPPSPPQAKQQQAVILIQASGDHLTARQQEILSYLQQSGGELWLQDLLQACQTSKSTLNTLAQKGCITITLRQKLRLEQGLTTAVATPKSLTSAQTQALSHINAATQAQTFLLHGVTGSGKTEVYIQAIRPRLAEGQSALVLVPEIGLTPQMLDRFQAIFGEQVLVYHSALSEGERYDTWRQLLLEKPRLVIGTRSAIFLPLHSLGILVLDEEHDSGYKQEQPSPCYHARTLAQWRSELENCPLILGSATPGLATWQQKLEDKLTYLPLPQRIQARPLPPIEIVDLRNELHQGNRSMFSRTLFSALENLPASGQALLFIHRRGHSTFVSCRSCGQALECPHCSVSLTYHWPDPQQAPVLRCHYCNFSRPQPKQCPSCQSPYLKPFGGGTQRAVQELKERLPDLKVIRFDSDTTQRKGAHRQLLEAFTRQEAQVMIGTQMLTKGMDIENVNLVGILTADGLLHFADFQAGERTFQTLTQVAGRAGRGDKPGRVILQTYTPEHQVIQAVQAYAYEDFAADELQQRQALNYPPYGQLVLIRLSSPDPEAVAQTAQTVSTSCQQLTGLNSAEVDILGPAPAPILKVAQRYRWQILLKFNRRQSGQCPPLPLDVNALRQLCPGNVRLGLDVDPQNFF; encoded by the coding sequence ATGCCATCCGCACCTTGGCTGAATGTATTACTCGACTGTCCAGGGAATCCCGGAGCATTTACCTACGCTCAACCCCCAGATTTGATTATTCATCCGGGTGATTTAGTGAGTGTTCCCTTTGGATCTGGGCAAATGGGTGGCATTGTTATTGGCCTACTAGAGCAACTCCCCCCGGACTTACTCCCTGAGCAGGTTCGTCCCATTATTGAAGTCATTCAACGGCGATTTTTTAGTCTGACCTATTGGCAATTGCTGGAACGTACTGCGGTATACTATTACACTCCCCTAGTCCAAGTCCTAAAGACAGCCCTACCCCCAGGCCTGTTGCAACGCTCCCAACGCCGAATTTCCCTGGTTCAACCATGCCCCCGCAGTAATGGTCTCATTTCTGAGAAAGCCCAGCAAATTTTAGCCCTACTCCAGGCCAGCCCCACGGGTGACTACAGTTGGCGATACATTCACCAAAAAATTCCCCGCGCCCAGGCCCCATTGGCAGAACTCCTGAAAAATGGTTGGGTGAAAAGCTATCTTCGCCCCCCCAGCCCGCCCCAGGCCAAGCAACAACAAGCGGTGATTCTCATCCAAGCCTCAGGGGATCATCTCACGGCCCGGCAGCAGGAGATTCTCAGCTATCTGCAACAATCTGGAGGGGAACTCTGGCTGCAAGACCTACTCCAGGCCTGTCAAACCTCTAAAAGCACCTTAAATACACTGGCCCAAAAGGGTTGCATCACGATCACCCTCCGCCAAAAACTGCGCCTAGAACAGGGGCTGACCACAGCAGTAGCTACGCCAAAATCCCTCACATCTGCCCAAACCCAAGCCTTGTCCCACATCAACGCGGCCACTCAAGCCCAGACTTTTTTGCTACATGGAGTGACCGGATCGGGCAAAACCGAAGTTTATATTCAAGCTATTCGGCCTCGCCTTGCCGAGGGTCAATCTGCCCTAGTTTTAGTCCCCGAAATTGGTTTAACGCCGCAAATGCTGGATCGGTTTCAGGCCATCTTTGGCGAACAGGTTTTGGTTTATCACAGTGCATTAAGCGAGGGAGAACGTTATGACACTTGGCGGCAACTATTACTGGAAAAACCCCGCCTCGTCATTGGCACCCGTTCAGCAATTTTTCTCCCCCTGCACAGCCTCGGCATCTTGGTCTTAGATGAAGAACATGACAGTGGTTATAAGCAAGAGCAACCTTCCCCCTGCTACCATGCCCGCACCCTGGCCCAATGGCGCTCGGAGTTAGAAAATTGTCCGTTGATTTTAGGAAGTGCTACCCCAGGCCTGGCCACCTGGCAGCAAAAACTAGAGGATAAACTGACCTATCTCCCCCTCCCCCAGCGCATCCAGGCCCGCCCATTACCCCCGATTGAAATTGTTGATCTTCGGAATGAACTCCACCAGGGCAATCGCTCCATGTTTAGCCGAACCTTATTTTCTGCTTTGGAAAATCTACCCGCCTCTGGTCAAGCCCTGCTCTTTATCCATCGTCGCGGTCACAGCACCTTTGTCTCTTGCCGGAGTTGTGGCCAGGCCTTGGAATGTCCCCATTGCAGCGTTTCCCTGACCTACCATTGGCCCGATCCCCAACAAGCCCCCGTGCTTCGCTGCCATTACTGTAACTTCAGCCGCCCTCAGCCTAAACAATGTCCGAGCTGCCAGTCACCCTACCTTAAGCCCTTTGGAGGGGGCACCCAGCGAGCTGTCCAAGAACTTAAGGAACGACTGCCCGACCTGAAGGTGATTCGTTTTGACAGTGATACTACCCAACGTAAAGGGGCCCACCGCCAGTTACTGGAGGCTTTCACCCGTCAAGAAGCCCAAGTCATGATTGGCACACAAATGTTAACCAAGGGTATGGATATCGAGAATGTCAATTTAGTCGGCATCCTCACCGCCGATGGGTTACTGCATTTTGCCGATTTTCAGGCAGGGGAGCGCACCTTTCAAACCCTAACCCAAGTTGCTGGAAGGGCTGGGCGCGGGGATAAACCAGGCCGGGTTATTCTCCAAACCTACACCCCTGAACATCAAGTGATTCAGGCTGTTCAAGCCTATGCCTATGAGGATTTTGCTGCGGACGAACTCCAACAGCGCCAGGCCCTCAACTATCCTCCCTATGGACAATTGGTCTTAATTCGCCTCAGTAGTCCTGATCCCGAGGCTGTTGCCCAGACCGCCCAGACTGTCAGCACCTCTTGCCAGCAACTCACTGGTTTGAATAGTGCTGAAGTGGACATTCTCGGCCCCGCCCCTGCCCCCATCCTAAAAGTAGCTCAACGCTATCGCTGGCAAATTCTCCTCAAGTTTAATCGCCGCCAATCCGGGCAATGTCCACCCCTTCCTTTGGATGTCAACGCACTCCGCCAGCTCTGTCCAGGCAATGTCCGGTTAGGTTTGGATGTTGATCCCCAAAACTTTTTCTAA
- a CDS encoding cell division protein SepF produces MFNKLKELIGLDSSTYYEDDVQETSPVSSQTGGVSVGTSPYSSLGETLNSGQAYSHPEVDPTSTYQAPTPSSTAANSINNPANNVVGMPGNRWWGAVAEVVVMEPRNFDEMPQVIQSLKDRKSVVLNLTMMDAEQAQRAVDFVAGATFTIDGHQERIGESIFLFTPSCVQVSTQAGLVREVPHPQSQPLSSPAPAWNTAVAM; encoded by the coding sequence ATGTTTAACAAGCTTAAGGAATTGATTGGCTTAGATTCATCCACATATTACGAGGACGATGTCCAAGAGACCTCACCCGTCTCTAGCCAAACTGGTGGCGTGAGTGTTGGTACTAGTCCCTACAGTTCCCTGGGAGAAACCTTGAACTCCGGTCAGGCTTATTCTCACCCTGAGGTTGATCCCACTTCGACGTATCAAGCTCCCACCCCTTCCTCAACCGCAGCCAACTCTATCAATAATCCGGCCAACAATGTTGTCGGGATGCCAGGAAATCGCTGGTGGGGAGCCGTGGCTGAAGTGGTCGTCATGGAGCCGCGCAACTTTGATGAAATGCCCCAAGTCATCCAATCCCTGAAAGATCGTAAATCTGTCGTCCTGAACCTAACGATGATGGATGCTGAACAGGCCCAGCGGGCAGTGGATTTTGTTGCGGGTGCCACCTTTACGATTGATGGCCATCAAGAGCGAATTGGTGAGAGTATTTTTCTGTTTACGCCCAGTTGCGTGCAGGTCAGTACCCAGGCCGGTCTTGTCCGGGAAGTTCCCCACCCCCAAAGCCAACCCCTCTCATCTCCGGCTCCAGCTTGGAATACTGCGGTGGCCATGTAA
- a CDS encoding thioesterase family protein produces MGQLKIMTYGRIVRFADTDAAGVVYFANVLNFCHEAYEDALLQKGISLPNIPDFPGLALPIVHTEVDFMAPLACGDHLNISLEPQQIDPSSYQIDYWIMHLKGKKLAAQARTRHICLDIQTRHRCELPPILQAWLSSYAGKD; encoded by the coding sequence TTGGGGCAGTTGAAGATCATGACCTATGGGCGGATTGTCCGGTTTGCGGATACGGATGCAGCGGGGGTTGTCTATTTTGCGAATGTCTTAAACTTTTGCCATGAGGCCTACGAGGATGCCCTATTGCAGAAGGGAATTTCTCTGCCCAACATTCCAGACTTTCCAGGTTTAGCCCTGCCAATTGTCCATACTGAGGTGGATTTTATGGCCCCCTTGGCCTGTGGGGATCACTTGAATATTAGTCTTGAACCCCAACAAATTGACCCGTCTAGTTATCAAATTGATTACTGGATCATGCATCTCAAGGGTAAAAAGCTAGCGGCCCAGGCCCGGACTCGCCATATTTGCCTTGACATTCAAACTCGCCACCGTTGTGAACTGCCCCCAATCCTCCAGGCCTGGTTAAGCTCCTATGCTGGGAAGGATTAG
- the acsF gene encoding magnesium-protoporphyrin IX monomethyl ester (oxidative) cyclase: MVNTLTKPEFDEVRPGVKAPAQETILTPRFYTTDFDAMAQLDVTENQAELEAILAEFRTDYNRNHFVRDEDFEQSWEHIDGETRQMFVEFLERSCTAEFSGFLLYKELSRKLKGKNPILAEGFSLMSRDEARHAGFLNKAMSDFNLSLDLGFLTQVRSYTYFEPEFIFYATYLSEKIGYWRYIKIYRHLEQHPEDRIYPIFKFFENWCQDENRHGDFFDAVMRAQPSMLDRPRTLWQKLKEIPRSFSGKAWSRYLMVSWVPPKLWCRFFLLSVFATMYLNDLQRSKFYAAIGLDAREFDKEVIKETNATAGRVFPIVLDVDHPEFYPRLEACVENNVKLSEIANSQQPGVVKLFRKLPLYAGNVGQLLKLFLLPPKDVPAGAVK; this comes from the coding sequence ATGGTTAATACTTTAACTAAGCCTGAGTTTGATGAAGTCCGGCCTGGGGTGAAAGCACCTGCCCAAGAAACGATTCTCACTCCCCGGTTCTATACCACCGATTTTGACGCAATGGCCCAGCTTGATGTCACAGAAAATCAGGCCGAGCTAGAGGCGATTTTAGCTGAGTTTCGCACGGACTATAATCGCAACCACTTTGTCCGGGATGAAGACTTTGAACAGTCCTGGGAACATATTGATGGGGAAACCCGGCAAATGTTTGTGGAATTTCTAGAGCGTTCCTGCACGGCTGAATTTTCTGGATTTCTCCTCTATAAGGAACTGAGTCGCAAACTGAAGGGAAAAAATCCCATTTTGGCCGAAGGTTTTTCCCTCATGTCTCGGGATGAGGCCCGTCATGCTGGCTTCTTGAATAAGGCTATGTCCGACTTTAATTTATCTCTGGATTTAGGCTTTTTAACTCAGGTTCGCAGCTACACCTACTTTGAGCCAGAGTTTATTTTCTACGCAACCTATCTGTCGGAGAAAATTGGCTATTGGCGGTATATCAAAATTTATCGGCATTTGGAGCAACACCCTGAAGACCGGATTTACCCCATCTTTAAGTTCTTTGAAAACTGGTGTCAAGACGAAAATCGTCATGGCGACTTCTTTGATGCTGTGATGCGGGCCCAGCCAAGTATGTTGGATCGCCCCCGGACGTTATGGCAAAAACTGAAGGAAATTCCCCGCTCATTTTCCGGCAAGGCCTGGAGTCGCTACTTGATGGTCTCCTGGGTTCCCCCCAAGCTGTGGTGTCGGTTCTTCCTCTTGTCTGTCTTTGCCACCATGTACCTGAATGATCTCCAGCGGTCGAAATTTTATGCGGCCATTGGCCTGGATGCGCGGGAATTTGACAAGGAAGTGATTAAAGAAACCAATGCCACTGCGGGGCGGGTATTTCCGATTGTTTTAGATGTGGATCACCCTGAGTTTTATCCCCGTCTGGAGGCCTGTGTGGAAAACAATGTCAAGCTGAGTGAAATTGCCAATAGTCAGCAGCCTGGCGTAGTTAAGCTCTTCCGCAAGCTCCCCCTCTATGCGGGCAATGTGGGTCAATTGCTGAAACTCTTTCTATTACCCCCCAAAGACGTTCCGGCGGGAGCTGTCAAGTAA
- the proC gene encoding pyrroline-5-carboxylate reductase has protein sequence MTTSPQLGILGCGVMAEAILSRLLAQGCYQPDQVMVTTLSGQRQAWLAQTYGVKIAQANRELLQAPTLLLSIKPQVFLELGQDLHPPIPSSGLLLSIVTGISLSTLEQVFPGRTVIRAVPNTPGRVGAGITAIAAPSSITPPELHQAETFFQVIGQVITVPEKLINSVTALAGSGPAFVALIVEALTDGGVLVGLPRPTAQKLVLATITGTIKLLEEQNLHPGQLKDQVTSPGGTTITGLSILEAGGVRGSLIKTIQVAQARAVELGQIAND, from the coding sequence ATGACAACCTCGCCCCAACTGGGGATTCTTGGCTGTGGTGTGATGGCCGAAGCCATTCTCAGTCGTCTCTTAGCTCAGGGATGTTATCAGCCGGATCAGGTCATGGTGACGACATTATCAGGGCAGCGCCAGGCCTGGTTAGCGCAAACCTATGGGGTAAAAATTGCCCAGGCCAATCGCGAATTACTCCAGGCCCCGACCCTTCTCCTCAGCATTAAACCCCAAGTTTTTTTAGAACTGGGCCAAGACCTGCATCCTCCCATCCCCAGTTCTGGTTTGTTATTGTCGATCGTCACCGGAATCAGTTTAAGCACGCTTGAACAAGTTTTCCCTGGGCGAACTGTGATCCGGGCCGTTCCGAATACGCCTGGCCGAGTTGGAGCTGGAATTACAGCAATTGCTGCACCCTCAAGCATTACCCCGCCAGAGTTGCACCAAGCCGAGACATTCTTCCAAGTAATTGGCCAAGTTATTACGGTTCCGGAAAAACTCATCAATAGCGTTACCGCCTTAGCCGGATCGGGGCCCGCTTTTGTTGCCTTAATTGTCGAAGCCTTGACAGATGGCGGGGTTTTAGTTGGACTGCCTAGACCCACAGCCCAAAAACTTGTGCTGGCAACCATCACTGGGACAATTAAACTTCTCGAGGAACAAAATCTTCATCCCGGCCAACTCAAAGATCAAGTCACTAGTCCCGGCGGTACGACTATCACGGGTCTTAGTATTTTAGAAGCGGGCGGGGTGCGGGGATCCCTTATTAAAACTATCCAGGTGGCCCAAGCTCGCGCCGTTGAACTTGGTCAGATTGCCAATGATTAA
- the pipX gene encoding transcriptional coactivator PipX, translated as MSNETYLSHPNFGLLYSVCPVESGRELYTTLYAQRLFFVVSHSPDGLEFEPVGRSDARMMVEARLRLLRRLGRGAEYDQLQKVHKQTFL; from the coding sequence ATGTCCAACGAAACCTACCTTAGTCACCCCAATTTTGGCCTGTTATATAGTGTCTGTCCGGTGGAGAGTGGGCGTGAACTTTACACCACACTTTATGCTCAACGCCTCTTTTTTGTTGTTAGTCACAGTCCGGATGGCCTGGAGTTTGAGCCTGTGGGCCGCAGCGATGCCCGGATGATGGTGGAAGCCCGCTTACGTTTATTGCGCCGATTAGGGCGAGGGGCTGAGTATGATCAACTCCAAAAAGTCCATAAACAAACCTTTCTTTAG
- a CDS encoding YggS family pyridoxal phosphate-dependent enzyme, producing the protein MVDRNSGASIAQRIATLRQRVPASVRLIAVSKYISPEMMRQAYAAGIRDFGENRIQEAQSKRRELADLTDITWHFIGHLQANKVRAALDTFDWIHTVDSLKLAHRLQALIPAVQNSPKLLLQVKLRPDPQKYGWAISELTAALPELDQLTELNIQGLMTILPLGLTPAEQLLVFQELHDLGETWQHQAWQHLSFQELSMGMSSDYPFALQAQTTMIRLGQVIFGPRSIP; encoded by the coding sequence GTGGTTGATCGTAATTCTGGGGCCAGTATTGCCCAGCGTATTGCTACCCTCCGCCAAAGGGTTCCCGCCTCTGTCCGCCTGATTGCCGTCAGTAAATATATCTCTCCAGAGATGATGCGCCAGGCCTATGCAGCAGGGATCCGTGATTTTGGGGAAAATCGGATTCAAGAGGCCCAGTCCAAGCGGCGAGAATTGGCGGATCTGACAGATATCACATGGCATTTTATCGGACACCTCCAGGCCAATAAAGTTCGTGCAGCCCTCGACACCTTTGACTGGATTCATACCGTGGATAGTTTGAAATTGGCCCATCGCCTCCAGGCCTTGATCCCCGCAGTCCAAAACTCCCCCAAACTCCTCCTCCAAGTCAAACTCCGGCCTGATCCCCAGAAGTATGGATGGGCGATTTCTGAATTAACTGCGGCCCTGCCCGAGCTAGATCAGTTAACGGAGCTAAACATTCAGGGCCTGATGACAATCCTGCCCCTGGGGTTAACACCTGCTGAACAATTACTGGTATTTCAGGAACTCCATGACTTAGGGGAAACATGGCAACACCAGGCCTGGCAGCACCTTAGTTTTCAGGAGCTTTCTATGGGCATGTCCAGTGATTATCCCTTCGCCCTCCAAGCCCAGACAACCATGATTCGCTTGGGTCAGGTGATTTTTGGCCCACGCAGTATCCCTTAA
- a CDS encoding thioesterase family protein, producing the protein MACFLNIIASSDPEINDLVPQARTRHICLDIQTRHHCELPPILQAWISFYAGNA; encoded by the coding sequence ATGGCGTGTTTTTTAAACATCATCGCCTCCTCCGACCCTGAGATAAATGATTTGGTTCCCCAGGCCCGGACTCGCCATATTTGCCTCGACATTCAAACTCGTCACCATTGTGAACTGCCCCCAATCCTCCAGGCCTGGATTAGCTTCTATGCTGGAAATGCCTAA